A part of Thermotoga petrophila RKU-1 genomic DNA contains:
- the ilvC gene encoding ketol-acid reductoisomerase: MAVIYYDKDADLELIRDKKIAIIGYGSQGHAHALNLKDSGLNVVVGLREGSKSWKKAEEQGLTVKAIEEAAKEADIIMMLIPDENQPEIYKKYIEKHLTEGKMLMFAHGFNIHYHQIIPPKNVDVTMIAPKSPGHIVRREYVEGRGVPALVAVYQDYTGKAKDIALAYAKGIGVTRAGVIETTFKEETETDLFGEQAVLCGGVTALIKAGFETLVEAGYQPEIAYFECLNELKLIVDLIYEGGLSFMRYSVSNTAEYGDYISQEKIVTKEVRENMKQMLKDIQTGKFAKDWILENQAGRPYFYTMRKKESEHLIEKVGKELRKMMPWLKERNVDEE; the protein is encoded by the coding sequence ATGGCAGTGATTTATTATGACAAAGACGCGGATCTCGAACTGATCAGGGACAAAAAGATCGCGATCATAGGGTACGGAAGTCAGGGGCATGCGCACGCGTTGAATCTGAAAGACAGCGGTCTCAACGTTGTGGTCGGATTGAGAGAGGGAAGCAAGAGCTGGAAGAAGGCGGAGGAACAGGGTCTCACCGTGAAAGCAATAGAAGAAGCGGCAAAAGAGGCCGACATCATCATGATGCTCATCCCAGATGAGAACCAGCCGGAGATCTACAAAAAATACATAGAAAAACACCTCACCGAGGGTAAGATGCTGATGTTCGCCCACGGGTTCAACATCCACTATCACCAGATCATACCTCCGAAGAACGTGGATGTGACGATGATCGCTCCGAAGAGCCCTGGTCACATCGTGAGAAGAGAATACGTCGAAGGAAGGGGTGTGCCGGCTCTCGTAGCGGTCTATCAGGACTACACCGGTAAAGCCAAAGATATAGCGCTCGCTTATGCCAAAGGTATCGGTGTGACAAGGGCGGGTGTGATAGAGACGACCTTCAAGGAAGAGACGGAAACGGATTTGTTTGGAGAGCAGGCGGTCCTCTGTGGTGGAGTAACGGCTCTCATAAAAGCTGGTTTCGAAACTCTTGTGGAGGCGGGTTATCAACCGGAAATAGCTTACTTTGAGTGTCTCAATGAGCTCAAGCTCATCGTTGACCTCATCTACGAGGGTGGTCTCTCTTTCATGAGATACTCCGTCAGCAACACCGCGGAGTACGGTGACTACATCAGTCAGGAAAAGATCGTTACAAAAGAAGTGAGGGAGAACATGAAGCAGATGCTCAAGGACATTCAGACGGGAAAGTTCGCCAAGGACTGGATACTCGAAAATCAGGCGGGAAGACCCTACTTCTACACCATGAGAAAGAAAGAATCAGAGCATCTCATAGAAAAAGTAGGAAAAGAACTCAGAAAAATGATGCCTTGGCTCAAGGAGAGGAACGTGGATGAGGAGTGA
- the cimA gene encoding citramalate synthase: MSIKVYDTTLRDGAQAFGVSFSLEDKIRIAEALDDLGVHYLEGGWPGSNPKDIAFFEAVKGMNFKNLKVAAFSSTRRPDVKIEEDANIQTLIKAETPVYTIFGKSWDLHVEKALRTTLEENLKMIYDTVSYLKRFADEVIYDAEHFFDGYKANREYALKTLKVAEEAGADCLVLADTNGGTLPHEIEEIIEDVKKHVKAPLGIHAHNDSDVAVANTLVAVRKGAVHVQGTINGLGERCGNANLCSVIPNLVLKMGLEVIPRENLKKLFDVAHLVAELSGRPHIENMPYVGDYAFAHKGGVHVSAIKRDPRTYEHINPELVGNRRIISISELSGKSNVLEKIREMGFEVDESSPKVREILEKIKELEAQGYHFEGAEASFELLVRDMLGKRKKYFEFLGFTVMTIKNRDEESFSEATVKVRVPDEVAKKLGHDEPFEHTAAEGEGPVEALDRAVRKALEKFYPSLKDTKLTDYKVRILNEQAGTRATTRVLIESSDGKRRWGTVGVSPNIIEASWTALLESLEYKLHRDEEEMRNDEEN; encoded by the coding sequence TTGAGTATAAAGGTCTACGATACAACGCTCAGGGACGGTGCGCAGGCCTTTGGAGTTTCTTTCTCACTCGAAGATAAGATCAGAATTGCCGAGGCACTCGATGACCTCGGTGTTCACTATCTTGAAGGGGGTTGGCCTGGCTCCAACCCGAAGGATATAGCGTTTTTTGAAGCTGTAAAAGGTATGAACTTCAAGAATCTGAAAGTGGCGGCCTTCAGTTCCACAAGAAGGCCCGACGTAAAAATAGAAGAAGACGCGAACATTCAGACCCTCATAAAAGCGGAAACACCTGTTTACACGATCTTTGGAAAGAGCTGGGATCTTCACGTGGAGAAAGCTCTGCGAACAACGCTCGAGGAGAATCTGAAGATGATATACGACACAGTTTCATATCTCAAAAGATTCGCCGATGAAGTGATATACGACGCGGAACACTTCTTCGATGGGTACAAGGCGAACAGAGAATACGCCCTCAAGACCCTGAAGGTGGCAGAGGAAGCGGGTGCTGATTGTCTTGTTCTTGCCGATACGAACGGGGGAACGCTTCCCCACGAGATCGAGGAGATCATCGAAGATGTGAAAAAACACGTGAAAGCTCCGCTCGGTATACACGCTCACAACGATTCGGATGTGGCGGTGGCGAACACACTTGTGGCCGTGAGAAAAGGAGCTGTGCACGTTCAGGGAACCATAAACGGACTTGGGGAGAGATGTGGAAACGCGAATCTTTGCTCGGTGATCCCAAATCTCGTCCTCAAGATGGGGCTCGAGGTTATACCAAGAGAGAACTTGAAGAAACTCTTCGATGTGGCACACCTCGTGGCGGAACTCTCCGGAAGACCTCACATCGAGAACATGCCTTACGTGGGTGATTACGCCTTCGCACACAAGGGAGGAGTTCATGTTTCCGCTATAAAACGCGATCCAAGGACTTACGAGCACATCAACCCAGAGCTTGTGGGAAACAGAAGGATCATATCCATCTCAGAGCTTTCCGGTAAGAGCAACGTGCTGGAGAAGATAAGAGAAATGGGATTCGAAGTAGATGAATCATCGCCCAAGGTCAGGGAGATTCTCGAAAAGATCAAGGAATTGGAAGCGCAGGGATACCATTTCGAAGGAGCGGAAGCATCTTTTGAACTCCTTGTCAGGGATATGCTCGGGAAAAGAAAGAAGTACTTTGAGTTTCTCGGCTTCACCGTGATGACCATAAAGAACAGGGATGAGGAGAGTTTCTCCGAAGCAACCGTGAAGGTCAGAGTCCCGGACGAAGTTGCAAAAAAACTGGGACACGACGAACCCTTTGAACACACCGCAGCAGAAGGAGAAGGACCGGTAGAAGCGCTCGACAGAGCGGTGAGAAAGGCCCTCGAAAAATTCTATCCGTCTTTGAAAGACACGAAACTCACAGACTACAAGGTGAGAATCCTGAACGAGCAGGCGGGTACCAGAGCGACAACACGGGTTCTCATAGAGTCCAGCGATGGAAAGAGAAGGTGGGGAACTGTGGGTGTCTCACCAAACATCATAGAGGCTTCCTGGACCGCTCTTCTCGAATCCTTAGAGTACAAGCTTCACAGGGATGAAGAGGAGATGAGAAACGATGAGGAGAATTAA
- the ilvN gene encoding acetolactate synthase small subunit: MTDQIREHLVSMLVHNKPGVMRKVANLFARRGFNISSITVGESETPGLSRLVIMVKGDDKTIEQIEKQAYKLVEVVKVTPIDPLPENRVEREMALIKVRFDEDKQEIFQLVEIFRGKIIDVSREGAIIEITGARSKVEAFINLLPQKQVEEIARTGIVAMNRWNVKEGEGF; encoded by the coding sequence ATGACGGACCAGATTCGAGAGCATCTTGTGTCCATGCTCGTTCACAATAAACCCGGTGTAATGAGGAAGGTGGCGAACCTGTTCGCCAGAAGGGGGTTCAACATCAGCAGTATCACCGTTGGAGAATCGGAAACTCCGGGTCTTTCTAGGCTCGTCATAATGGTGAAGGGCGACGATAAAACGATAGAACAGATAGAAAAACAGGCCTACAAACTCGTGGAGGTTGTGAAGGTAACTCCCATCGATCCCCTTCCGGAGAACCGCGTGGAAAGAGAAATGGCTCTGATCAAGGTGAGGTTCGATGAGGACAAACAGGAGATCTTCCAGCTCGTCGAGATATTCAGGGGTAAGATCATCGATGTTTCCAGAGAAGGTGCGATCATAGAGATCACTGGTGCGAGAAGCAAAGTGGAGGCTTTCATAAATCTTCTTCCTCAGAAGCAGGTGGAAGAAATAGCGAGAACAGGTATCGTGGCCATGAACAGATGGAATGTAAAAGAAGGGGAGGGATTCTGA
- the ilvD gene encoding dihydroxy-acid dehydratase, with amino-acid sequence MRSDVIKKGLERAPHRSLLKALGITDDEMRRPFIGIVSSWNEIIPGHVHLDKVVEAVKAGVRMAGGVPFVFPTIGICDGIAMDHRGMKFSLPSRELIADSIEIVASGFPFDGLVFVPNCDKITPGMMMAMGRLNIPSVLISGGPMLAGRYNGRDIDLITVFEAVGGYKVGKVDEETLKAIEDLACPGAGSCAGLFTANTMNSLAEALGIAPRGNGTVPAVHAKRLRMAKEAGMLVVELVKRDVKPRDIVTLDSFMNAVMVDLATGGSTNTVLHLKAIAESFGIDFDIKLFDELSRKIPHICNISPVGPYHIQDLDDAGGIYAVMKRLQENGLLKEDAMTIYLRKIGDLVREAKILNEDVIRPFDNPYHKEGGLGILFGNLAPEGAVAKLSGVPEKMMHHVGPAVVFEDGEEATKAILSGKIKKGDVVVIRYEGPKGGPGMREMLSPTSAIVGMGLAEDVALITDGRFSGGSHGAVIGHVSPEAAEGGPIGIVKDGDLIEIDFEKRTLNLLISDEEFERRMKEFTPLVKEVDSDYLRRYAFFVQSASKGAIFRKP; translated from the coding sequence ATGAGGAGTGATGTGATAAAGAAAGGTCTCGAAAGGGCTCCCCATAGATCACTTTTGAAAGCGCTCGGAATAACGGACGACGAAATGCGAAGGCCTTTCATCGGCATAGTGTCCTCGTGGAACGAGATCATTCCCGGCCATGTCCACCTTGACAAGGTCGTTGAAGCGGTGAAAGCCGGTGTGAGAATGGCCGGGGGAGTTCCCTTCGTCTTTCCAACGATCGGGATCTGTGACGGAATAGCAATGGATCACAGGGGGATGAAGTTTTCCTTGCCCTCGAGGGAACTCATAGCGGACTCCATAGAGATCGTTGCAAGCGGTTTCCCCTTCGATGGTTTGGTCTTCGTCCCCAACTGCGACAAGATCACACCCGGCATGATGATGGCCATGGGAAGATTGAACATCCCGTCCGTTCTGATATCCGGCGGTCCCATGCTCGCAGGTCGCTACAACGGCAGAGACATCGATCTCATCACCGTCTTCGAAGCGGTTGGTGGATACAAAGTGGGAAAAGTCGATGAAGAAACGCTCAAAGCGATAGAAGACCTCGCGTGTCCCGGTGCCGGTTCGTGTGCTGGATTGTTCACCGCGAACACGATGAACTCTCTGGCGGAAGCTCTCGGAATTGCACCGAGGGGGAATGGGACTGTACCGGCCGTCCACGCGAAGAGGTTGAGAATGGCGAAAGAAGCGGGGATGCTCGTTGTGGAACTCGTGAAAAGAGATGTAAAACCAAGGGATATCGTCACTCTGGACTCTTTCATGAACGCTGTCATGGTGGACCTCGCAACGGGAGGTTCCACGAACACAGTTCTGCATTTGAAGGCGATAGCCGAGAGTTTTGGAATAGATTTCGATATAAAGCTCTTTGACGAACTCAGCAGGAAGATTCCTCACATCTGCAACATCTCTCCCGTTGGTCCGTACCACATCCAGGATCTCGACGATGCTGGTGGTATCTACGCTGTGATGAAACGTCTCCAGGAAAATGGTCTTTTGAAGGAAGACGCCATGACCATCTATTTGAGAAAGATTGGAGATCTCGTCAGAGAGGCTAAGATCCTGAATGAAGATGTGATCAGGCCCTTCGATAATCCGTACCACAAAGAGGGCGGACTCGGTATCCTCTTCGGGAACCTCGCTCCAGAAGGAGCGGTTGCCAAACTCTCCGGTGTTCCCGAGAAGATGATGCACCACGTTGGCCCGGCCGTCGTCTTTGAAGACGGAGAAGAGGCGACAAAAGCCATTCTATCTGGAAAGATCAAAAAAGGAGATGTGGTTGTGATCCGCTACGAAGGGCCGAAGGGCGGTCCCGGGATGAGAGAGATGCTCTCACCCACCTCCGCCATCGTGGGGATGGGCCTTGCGGAGGACGTGGCTCTCATCACAGACGGTAGGTTCTCGGGTGGATCGCACGGTGCCGTGATAGGTCACGTTTCTCCAGAAGCGGCAGAAGGCGGTCCTATAGGTATCGTGAAAGACGGGGACCTCATCGAGATAGATTTTGAAAAGAGAACCCTGAATCTCTTGATCTCAGACGAAGAGTTCGAAAGAAGAATGAAAGAGTTCACGCCTCTGGTGAAAGAAGTGGACAGCGATTACCTGAGAAGGTACGCATTCTTCGTACAGTCGGCGAGCAAGGGGGCAATCTTCAGGAAGCCCTGA